The following coding sequences are from one Bradyrhizobium sp. WSM471 window:
- the mtaB gene encoding tRNA (N(6)-L-threonylcarbamoyladenosine(37)-C(2))-methylthiotransferase MtaB: protein MTVDIVTFGCRLNAFEAEVIRREAEGAGLSDTIVINSCAVTNEAVAQARQSIRKLKRERPGARIVVTGCAAQTQTGMFAEMAEVDRVVGNDDKMRSSAWREARAAFDLGASEKIAVSDIMAVKEMAPHLIDGFASGLPRVFVQVQNGCDHRCTFCIIPYGRGNSRSVPMGAVVDQVRALAARGHAEIVLTGVDLTSYGADLPGTPKLGMLTKQILRHVPELRRLRISSIDSIEADSDLLDAIAEDSRLMPHLHLSLQSGDDMILKRMKRRHTRGDAIAFCDQVRRLRPDIAFGADIIAGFPTETEAMFSRSLDLVEECGLTFLHVFPYSPRPGTPAARMPQVTGGAIKERAKRLRSAGEAALLQRLQAEIGATREVLIESEGQGRTEHYLPVAIAGERIGSVVPLRIAGRDGVRLTT, encoded by the coding sequence ATGACCGTCGACATCGTCACCTTCGGCTGCCGCCTCAATGCCTTCGAGGCCGAGGTGATCCGCCGCGAGGCGGAAGGCGCGGGACTCTCCGACACCATCGTCATCAACAGCTGCGCCGTCACCAACGAGGCGGTGGCGCAGGCGAGGCAGTCGATCCGCAAATTGAAGCGCGAGCGGCCGGGAGCGCGCATCGTCGTCACCGGTTGCGCGGCGCAGACGCAAACCGGCATGTTTGCCGAGATGGCCGAAGTCGACCGCGTCGTCGGCAATGACGACAAGATGCGGTCGTCTGCGTGGCGCGAGGCGCGTGCGGCGTTCGATCTCGGTGCGAGCGAAAAAATAGCCGTCAGCGACATCATGGCGGTGAAGGAGATGGCACCGCATCTGATCGACGGCTTTGCGAGCGGCCTGCCGCGCGTTTTCGTCCAGGTGCAGAACGGCTGCGACCATCGCTGCACCTTCTGCATCATTCCCTATGGCCGCGGCAATTCGCGCTCGGTGCCGATGGGCGCCGTGGTCGATCAGGTCCGGGCATTGGCCGCGCGCGGCCATGCCGAGATCGTACTGACGGGCGTCGACCTCACCAGTTACGGCGCTGACCTGCCGGGCACGCCGAAACTCGGCATGCTGACGAAGCAGATCTTGCGGCATGTGCCTGAGCTGAGGCGCCTGCGCATCTCTTCGATCGATTCGATCGAGGCGGATAGCGACCTGTTGGATGCCATCGCCGAGGATTCACGGTTGATGCCGCATCTGCACCTGTCGCTGCAGTCCGGCGACGACATGATCTTGAAGCGCATGAAGCGGCGGCATACGCGCGGCGACGCCATCGCGTTCTGCGACCAGGTCCGCCGCCTGCGTCCGGACATCGCGTTCGGGGCCGATATCATCGCGGGCTTTCCGACCGAGACCGAGGCGATGTTCTCGCGTTCGCTCGATCTGGTCGAGGAATGCGGCCTGACGTTCCTCCACGTCTTCCCCTATTCGCCGCGTCCCGGCACGCCGGCCGCGCGAATGCCGCAGGTGACGGGTGGTGCAATCAAGGAGCGTGCGAAACGACTGCGCTCGGCCGGTGAGGCCGCGCTTCTGCAGCGGCTGCAAGCCGAGATCGGCGCCACGCGTGAGGTGCTGATCGAGAGCGAGGGTCAGGGACGGACGGAGCATTATCTGCCGGTGGCGATTGCGGGCGAGCGTATAGGCAGTGTCGTGCCGCTGCGGATCGCCGGTCGTGATGGCGTGCGGCTGACGACGTAA
- a CDS encoding DUF2336 domain-containing protein, whose protein sequence is MSTAELSIIDEVESALRTGSAEKGLATARRVTDLFLSSAGSFDDEQIALFDDVLDRLIGTIELRAIADMGARVALAEISAQLAPIAQAPPSVIRRLANNDEIRIAGPVLQESARLDDGALVQIASSKGEPHLLAVAGRWWLKEIVTDALLARRYPSVSRRLAANPGARVSGNGFAVIVGQAEADPELAVSVGVRVDLPSDLRRQLLRSASDAVRTRLLSRAPPHLFEEIQTAIAAVTVGVEREMSGVRDFEGAKRAVAGLKAAGQLSEATLLGFATRRRYEEAVAALAALSGSTVEVIRPLMQSLREDGLLVPCKAAQLSWETTAAVLQSRFATGAMKPADIARAQSHYARMTPENARRTLRFWQVRAS, encoded by the coding sequence ATGTCCACGGCCGAACTATCGATCATCGACGAGGTCGAGTCCGCGCTTCGGACTGGCTCGGCGGAAAAGGGCCTGGCAACCGCCCGCCGCGTCACCGACCTGTTCCTGTCCTCCGCCGGCAGTTTCGACGACGAGCAGATCGCACTGTTCGACGACGTGCTCGATCGCCTGATCGGCACCATCGAGCTCCGCGCCATCGCCGACATGGGTGCGCGCGTAGCGCTCGCCGAGATCAGCGCGCAGCTCGCGCCGATCGCGCAGGCACCGCCGTCGGTCATTCGCCGCCTCGCCAACAATGACGAAATCCGCATCGCCGGTCCCGTGCTGCAGGAATCCGCGCGCCTTGATGACGGCGCGCTGGTGCAGATCGCATCGAGCAAGGGCGAGCCGCATCTGCTCGCGGTCGCCGGACGCTGGTGGCTGAAGGAGATCGTCACCGATGCATTGCTGGCGCGGCGTTATCCCAGCGTCAGCCGGCGGCTCGCCGCCAATCCCGGCGCACGCGTTTCCGGCAACGGATTCGCCGTCATTGTCGGACAGGCCGAGGCCGATCCCGAGCTCGCCGTCAGCGTCGGCGTCCGCGTCGATCTGCCGTCGGACCTGCGCCGACAATTGCTGCGCTCGGCGAGCGACGCCGTGCGGACCCGCTTGTTGTCGCGCGCGCCGCCGCACCTGTTCGAGGAGATCCAGACCGCGATCGCCGCCGTCACCGTCGGTGTCGAGCGCGAGATGTCGGGGGTCCGCGATTTCGAAGGTGCCAAGCGCGCCGTCGCAGGCCTCAAGGCGGCCGGCCAGCTCAGCGAAGCGACGCTGCTCGGCTTCGCCACGCGGCGGCGTTATGAAGAAGCGGTGGCCGCATTGGCCGCATTGTCGGGATCGACCGTCGAAGTGATACGCCCGCTGATGCAAAGCCTGCGCGAGGACGGCCTGTTGGTGCCGTGCAAGGCGGCGCAGCTCAGCTGGGAAACCACCGCCGCCGTGCTTCAGAGCCGCTTTGCGACCGGCGCGATGAAGCCGGCTGATATCGCAAGGGCTCAAAGCCATTACGCGCGCATGACCCCGGAGAATGCGCGGCGGACGCTGCGGTTCTGGCAGGTGCGGGCGTCTTAA
- a CDS encoding RluA family pseudouridine synthase, with protein sequence MLDVPELTADEILARVLHRDGLMLVIDKPAGLPVHRGPKGGANLETSFDALRFGLPRPPVLAHRLDKDTSGCLVLGRHRKATASLGLLFKHGKIGKTYWTIVEGGPTEEEGTIDMPLGRLNAERGWWQKPDPEGQKAITNWKVMGRGGGLTWLAMEPVTGRTHQLRVHASATGWPIFGDNIYGNGPRFGEPKLHLHSREIVVPISRNKEPVRVVAPAPPHMHERLRACGWNGE encoded by the coding sequence TTGCTCGATGTTCCCGAATTGACCGCCGATGAAATCCTCGCGCGCGTGCTCCATCGCGACGGATTGATGCTGGTCATCGACAAGCCGGCCGGCCTGCCGGTGCATCGCGGTCCCAAGGGCGGCGCCAATCTGGAAACTTCCTTCGACGCACTCCGTTTCGGCCTGCCGCGGCCGCCGGTGCTGGCCCACCGGCTGGACAAGGACACTTCCGGTTGCCTCGTGCTCGGCCGCCATCGCAAGGCGACGGCCTCGCTCGGCCTGCTGTTCAAGCATGGCAAGATCGGCAAGACCTACTGGACCATCGTCGAGGGCGGCCCCACTGAGGAGGAAGGCACCATCGATATGCCGCTCGGCCGGCTCAATGCCGAACGCGGCTGGTGGCAGAAGCCGGACCCGGAGGGCCAGAAGGCCATCACAAACTGGAAGGTGATGGGCCGGGGCGGCGGCCTGACCTGGCTCGCCATGGAACCGGTGACCGGGCGGACCCATCAATTGCGGGTGCATGCGTCCGCGACCGGCTGGCCGATCTTCGGCGATAACATTTACGGCAACGGCCCGCGCTTCGGCGAGCCGAAGCTGCACCTGCATTCCCGCGAGATCGTGGTGCCGATCTCCCGCAACAAGGAGCCGGTCCGCGTGGTGGCGCCGGCCCCGCCCCACATGCACGAGCGGCTCCGCGCCTGCGGGTGGAACGGGGAGTAG
- the ftsY gene encoding signal recognition particle-docking protein FtsY, producing the protein MNDTTSETPKLSWWRRLSDGLKRTSSSLGTAVADLVTKRKLDRAMLDDIEDVLLRADLGTSVAVRIADAVGTGRYDKAISADEVKDVVATEVEKVLAAVAKPLEIDAGKKPFVILVVGVNGSGKTTTIGKLSQKFSSEGRKVMLAAGDTFRAAAIEQLKVWGERTKTPVISGAQGSDSASLAFNALTAAKEQAIDVLLIDTAGRLQNKAELMNELEKVVRVIRKVDATAPHAVLLVLDATVGQNALSQVEAFHRTAGVTGLVMTKLDGTARGGILVALAEKFKLPVHFIGVGEGVDDLAPFTARDFARAIAGIES; encoded by the coding sequence ATGAACGATACCACCTCCGAGACCCCCAAGCTGAGCTGGTGGCGCCGCCTGTCCGACGGGCTGAAGCGCACCTCGTCCTCGCTCGGGACCGCGGTCGCCGACCTCGTGACCAAGCGCAAGCTCGACCGCGCCATGCTCGACGACATCGAGGACGTGCTGCTGCGCGCCGACCTCGGCACCTCGGTCGCGGTGCGGATTGCGGACGCCGTCGGCACGGGGCGCTACGACAAGGCGATCTCGGCGGACGAGGTCAAGGACGTCGTCGCGACCGAAGTCGAGAAGGTGCTGGCGGCGGTGGCGAAGCCGCTCGAGATCGACGCCGGCAAGAAGCCGTTCGTCATCCTCGTGGTCGGCGTCAACGGCTCCGGCAAGACCACCACCATCGGGAAACTCTCGCAAAAATTCTCGTCCGAAGGTCGCAAGGTGATGCTGGCCGCCGGCGACACGTTTCGCGCCGCGGCGATCGAGCAGCTCAAGGTCTGGGGCGAACGCACGAAGACGCCCGTCATTTCAGGTGCGCAAGGCTCGGATTCGGCGAGCCTCGCCTTCAACGCGCTGACGGCGGCGAAGGAGCAGGCCATCGACGTGCTCCTGATCGACACCGCCGGGCGGCTTCAGAACAAGGCCGAGCTGATGAACGAGCTCGAAAAGGTCGTGCGCGTCATCCGCAAGGTGGACGCGACTGCGCCGCATGCGGTGCTGCTCGTGCTGGACGCCACCGTCGGCCAGAACGCGCTGTCGCAGGTCGAGGCGTTCCATCGCACCGCCGGGGTCACCGGCCTCGTGATGACGAAGCTCGACGGCACCGCTCGTGGCGGCATTCTGGTGGCGCTCGCGGAAAAATTCAAACTCCCGGTGCATTTCATCGGCGTCGGCGAAGGCGTCGACGATCTCGCGCCGTTCACCGCGCGCGATTTCGCCCGCGCCATTGCCGGAATCGAAAGCTGA
- a CDS encoding septation protein A translates to MDKTQPHPLFKLATELGPLLVFFFVNAKFNLFAATGAFMVAIVAAMIASYVVTRHIPIMAIVTGVIVLVFGTLTLVLHDETFIKLKPTIIYALFAAILGGGLLFGRSFIAVMFDQMFNLTPQGWRILTLRWALFFAGMAVLNEIVWRTQSTDFWVNFKVFGVTPITMIFAIAQMPLTKRYHLEPASLEASEAEAGDVRKG, encoded by the coding sequence ATGGACAAGACCCAGCCGCATCCGCTGTTCAAGCTTGCGACCGAGCTCGGCCCGCTGCTCGTGTTCTTCTTCGTGAATGCGAAGTTCAACCTGTTCGCCGCGACCGGCGCCTTCATGGTCGCGATCGTTGCGGCGATGATCGCCTCCTATGTGGTGACGCGGCACATTCCGATCATGGCGATCGTGACAGGCGTCATCGTGCTGGTGTTCGGCACACTGACCCTGGTGCTGCACGACGAGACCTTCATCAAGCTCAAGCCAACCATCATCTACGCTTTGTTCGCCGCGATCCTCGGCGGCGGCCTGTTGTTCGGCCGCTCCTTCATCGCCGTCATGTTCGACCAGATGTTCAATTTGACGCCGCAGGGCTGGCGCATCCTGACGCTGCGTTGGGCGCTGTTCTTCGCCGGCATGGCGGTGTTGAACGAGATCGTCTGGCGCACCCAGAGCACCGACTTCTGGGTCAACTTCAAGGTGTTCGGCGTCACGCCGATCACCATGATCTTCGCCATCGCCCAGATGCCGCTGACCAAGCGTTATCACCTCGAGCCGGCGTCGCTGGAAGCCAGCGAGGCCGAGGCGGGGGATGTGAGGAAGGGGTAG
- a CDS encoding DsbE family thiol:disulfide interchange protein, whose protein sequence is MSEQSTSAPPQRRTFLMVLPLIAFIGLALLFWFRLGSGDPSRIPSALIGRPAPQTTLPPLEGLQADNAQIPGLDPAAFKGKVSLVNVWASWCVPCHDEAPLLTELAKDKRFQLVGINYKDAADNARRFLGRYGNPFGRVGVDANGRASIEWGVYGVPETFVVGREGTIIYKLVGPITPDNLRTVLLPQMEKALKAAGS, encoded by the coding sequence ATGAGCGAGCAATCGACGTCAGCTCCGCCGCAGCGCCGCACCTTCCTGATGGTGCTGCCGCTGATCGCGTTCATCGGCCTGGCGCTGTTGTTCTGGTTCCGGCTCGGCAGCGGCGATCCCTCGCGGATCCCGTCCGCCCTGATCGGACGCCCCGCGCCGCAAACCACGCTGCCGCCGCTCGAGGGATTGCAGGCTGACAACGCGCAGATCCCCGGCCTCGATCCGGCTGCGTTCAAGGGCAAGGTCAGCCTCGTCAATGTCTGGGCGTCCTGGTGCGTGCCGTGCCACGACGAGGCGCCGCTGCTGACCGAATTGGCAAAAGACAAGCGCTTCCAGCTCGTCGGCATCAACTACAAGGATGCCGCCGACAATGCGCGGCGCTTCCTGGGGCGCTACGGCAACCCGTTCGGCCGCGTCGGCGTCGATGCCAACGGCCGTGCCTCGATCGAATGGGGCGTCTATGGCGTGCCGGAGACGTTTGTCGTCGGTCGCGAGGGCACCATCATCTACAAGCTGGTCGGGCCGATCACGCCGGACAATTTGCGGACGGTGCTGTTGCCGCAGATGGAGAAGGCGTTGAAGGCGGCGGGGAGCTAG
- the ccmD gene encoding heme exporter protein CcmD, whose protein sequence is MIMSLGPYAPFIVTSYAAAALVVVILIGWIVLDYRSQTQRLRELERSGVTRRSSRSATDRP, encoded by the coding sequence ATGATCATGTCGCTCGGTCCCTACGCGCCCTTCATCGTGACGTCCTATGCCGCGGCCGCCCTCGTGGTCGTGATCCTGATCGGCTGGATCGTGCTCGATTATCGCAGCCAGACACAGCGCCTGCGCGAGCTCGAGCGCAGCGGCGTGACCCGCCGCTCCAGTCGTAGCGCGACGGATCGGCCATGA
- a CDS encoding heme ABC transporter permease yields the protein MTLIDLANPTRFLALTARLLPWLAAATIILLAIGLYQSATAPDDYQQGATVKIMFIHVPNAWLSMFVWGVMSIASLGTLVWRHPLADVAAKAAAPIGAAFTFLALLTGSLWGRPMWGTYWEWDARLTSVLILFLMYLGLMALWRAVDEPSRAARAAAVLTLVGALNLPIIKFSVDWWNTLHQPASVMRMGGSSLDKSFLIPLLVMAIAFTLLFVTLHLAAMRNEILRRRVRSLQMMQASRVAFSEVGTGSREGSTSKEVGAA from the coding sequence ATGACGCTGATCGACCTCGCCAACCCCACACGGTTCCTCGCGCTGACGGCGCGGCTGCTGCCGTGGCTTGCGGCCGCGACAATCATCCTGCTCGCGATCGGGCTCTATCAGTCCGCCACCGCGCCCGACGATTATCAGCAGGGCGCGACAGTGAAGATCATGTTCATCCACGTGCCCAATGCCTGGCTGTCGATGTTCGTGTGGGGAGTGATGAGCATTGCCTCCCTGGGCACGCTGGTGTGGCGGCATCCGCTCGCCGACGTGGCCGCGAAAGCGGCCGCCCCGATCGGCGCCGCCTTCACCTTCCTCGCGCTGCTGACGGGCTCGCTGTGGGGCCGACCGATGTGGGGCACCTATTGGGAATGGGACGCGCGGCTGACCTCGGTGCTGATCCTGTTCCTGATGTATCTCGGCCTGATGGCGCTGTGGCGCGCGGTCGACGAGCCCTCCCGCGCGGCACGCGCCGCCGCCGTGCTGACGCTGGTCGGCGCGCTCAACCTGCCGATCATCAAGTTCTCGGTCGACTGGTGGAACACGCTGCACCAGCCGGCCTCGGTGATGCGGATGGGCGGCTCGTCGCTCGACAAATCATTCCTGATTCCGCTGCTGGTGATGGCCATCGCGTTCACCCTGCTGTTCGTCACGCTGCATCTGGCTGCGATGCGCAACGAAATTTTGCGTCGGCGCGTGCGGTCCCTGCAGATGATGCAGGCGAGCCGTGTAGCGTTTTCGGAAGTCGGCACCGGCTCGCGTGAAGGCAGCACGTCAAAAGAAGTCGGGGCTGCATGA
- the ccmB gene encoding heme exporter protein CcmB, protein MTALSALIRRDIRIALRVGGGALIGVLFFLTVVVLMPFAVGPDLALLSRLGPAILWLGALLASLLTLDRLFMADHEDGSLDLITMSRTPLELACASKALAHWLAAGLPLIVATPVLGLLLNLDMVATGAVALTLLAGTPALTFTGMIGAALAVTLHRGGLLMAVLVLPLSIPVLIFGVAASQAVIVGPMTFGAPFSILCALSLVSLVIGPFAAAASLKHGLD, encoded by the coding sequence ATGACCGCCCTGTCTGCCCTGATCCGCCGGGACATCCGGATCGCGCTCCGCGTCGGCGGCGGGGCGTTGATTGGCGTGCTGTTCTTTCTGACCGTGGTGGTGCTGATGCCGTTTGCGGTGGGGCCGGATCTGGCACTGCTGTCGCGGCTCGGGCCGGCGATCCTGTGGCTGGGGGCGCTGCTGGCGAGCTTGCTGACGCTGGACCGGCTGTTCATGGCCGACCACGAGGACGGCTCGCTCGACCTGATCACCATGAGCCGGACCCCGCTGGAACTCGCCTGCGCGTCGAAAGCGCTGGCGCATTGGCTGGCCGCCGGCCTGCCGCTGATCGTCGCAACCCCCGTGCTCGGCCTGCTGCTCAACCTCGACATGGTCGCGACCGGCGCGGTGGCGCTGACGCTGCTCGCCGGCACCCCGGCGCTGACGTTTACCGGGATGATCGGTGCGGCGCTGGCGGTGACGCTGCATCGTGGCGGCTTGCTGATGGCGGTCCTGGTGCTGCCGCTGTCGATCCCGGTGCTGATTTTCGGCGTCGCGGCCTCACAGGCGGTGATCGTCGGACCCATGACGTTCGGCGCGCCGTTCTCGATCCTGTGCGCGCTGTCGCTGGTCAGCCTCGTGATCGGCCCCTTCGCGGCCGCGGCGAGCCTGAAGCATGGACTGGACTGA
- the ccmA gene encoding heme ABC exporter ATP-binding protein CcmA has protein sequence MQLSGRRVICVRGGREVFSGLDFEAGSGEAVAVVGRNGSGKTSLLRLIAGLLIPAGGTIALAGGDAELTLPEQCHYLGHRDALKPALSVAENLTFWADFLGGERFDAGESLATVGLDHAADLPAAFLSAGQRRRLSLARLLTIRRPVWLLDEPTTALDVAGQEMFSGLMREHLGRGGLIVAATHAPLGIDSRELRIGGMV, from the coding sequence ATGCAGCTTTCCGGACGCCGGGTCATTTGCGTGCGGGGCGGGCGCGAGGTGTTTTCCGGGCTCGATTTCGAGGCCGGCTCCGGCGAAGCCGTGGCAGTCGTGGGCCGCAACGGATCGGGCAAGACCTCGCTGCTGCGGCTGATCGCGGGGCTGCTCATTCCGGCGGGCGGCACGATCGCGCTGGCCGGAGGCGATGCCGAGCTGACGCTGCCGGAGCAATGCCACTATCTCGGTCATCGCGACGCCCTGAAGCCGGCCCTGAGCGTGGCGGAGAATCTGACATTCTGGGCCGATTTCTTGGGCGGCGAGCGTTTCGACGCCGGCGAGAGCCTCGCCACCGTCGGGCTCGACCATGCCGCCGATCTGCCCGCCGCCTTCCTGTCCGCCGGCCAGCGCCGCCGGCTCTCGCTGGCCCGCCTGCTGACCATCCGCCGACCGGTCTGGCTGTTGGACGAGCCGACCACGGCGCTGGATGTCGCCGGACAGGAGATGTTTTCCGGATTGATGCGCGAGCACCTCGGCCGCGGCGGCCTGATCGTCGCCGCCACCCATGCCCCGCTCGGGATCGATTCGCGGGAGCTGCGGATCGGGGGGATGGTGTAA
- the acnA gene encoding aconitate hydratase AcnA, whose protein sequence is MTSLDSFKCKKTLKVGAKTYVYYSLPTAEKNGLKGISKLPYSMKVLLENLLRNEDGRSVKKEDIVAVSKWLRKKSLEHEIAFRPARVLMQDFTGVPAVVDLAAMRNAMQKLGGDAEKINPLVPVDLVIDHSVIVNFFGDNKAFGKNVTEEYKQNQERYEFLKWGQKAFSNFSVVPPGTGICHQVNLEYLSQTVWTKKEKMTVGKKTGTFEVAYPDSLVGTDSHTTMVNGLAVLGWGVGGIEAEACMLGQPLSMLLPNVVGFKLKGAMKEGVTATDLVLTVTQMLRKLGVVGKFVEFFGPGLDHLSVADKATIANMAPEYGATCGFFPVDAAALDYLKTSGRASARVALVQAYAKAQGLFRTAKSPDPVFTETLTLDLGDVVPSMAGPKRPEGRIALPSVAEGFSLALASEYKKAEQPAKRFAVEGKKFDIGHGDVVIAAITSCTNTSNPSVLIGAGLLARNAAAKGLKAKPWVKTSLAPGSQVVAAYLADSGLQADLDKVGFNLVGFGCTTCIGNSGPLPEEISKSINDNGIVAAAVLSGNRNFEGRVSPDVQANYLASPPLVVAHALAGTVTKNLAVEPLGEGKDGKPVYLKDIWPTTKEINAFMKKFVTASIFKKKYADVFKGDTNWRKIKTVESETYRWNMSSTYVQNPPYFEGMKKEPEPVTDIVEARILAMFGDKITTDHISPAGSIKLTSPAGKYLSEHQVRPADFNQYGTRRGNHEVMMRGTFANIRIKNFMLKGADGNIPEGGLTKHWPDGEQMSIYDAAMKYQQEQVPLVVFAGAEYGNGSSRDWAAKGTRLLGVRAVICQSFERIHRSNLVGMGVLPLTFEDGTSWSSLGLKGDEKVTLRGLIGDLKPRQKLTAEIVSGDGSLQRVSLLCRIDTLDELEYYRNGGILHYVLRKLAA, encoded by the coding sequence ATGACCTCGCTCGACAGCTTCAAATGCAAAAAGACCCTCAAGGTCGGAGCCAAGACCTATGTCTATTACAGCCTGCCCACGGCCGAGAAGAATGGTCTGAAGGGAATCTCGAAACTCCCCTACTCGATGAAGGTCTTGCTCGAGAACCTGCTCCGCAACGAGGACGGCCGCTCGGTCAAGAAGGAAGACATCGTCGCGGTCTCGAAGTGGCTGCGCAAGAAGTCGCTGGAGCATGAGATCGCCTTCCGCCCGGCGCGCGTGCTGATGCAGGACTTCACCGGCGTGCCCGCCGTCGTCGATCTCGCCGCGATGCGCAACGCGATGCAGAAGCTTGGCGGCGACGCCGAGAAGATCAATCCGCTGGTGCCGGTCGACCTCGTCATCGACCACTCCGTGATCGTGAACTTTTTCGGGGACAACAAGGCCTTCGGCAAGAACGTCACCGAGGAATACAAGCAGAACCAGGAGCGCTACGAGTTCCTGAAGTGGGGCCAGAAGGCGTTCTCGAACTTCTCCGTCGTGCCGCCCGGCACCGGCATCTGCCATCAGGTCAATCTCGAATATCTCTCCCAGACGGTGTGGACCAAGAAGGAGAAGATGACGGTCGGCAAGAAGACCGGCACATTCGAGGTCGCCTATCCCGACTCCCTGGTCGGCACCGATTCCCACACCACCATGGTCAACGGTCTCGCCGTGCTCGGCTGGGGCGTCGGCGGCATCGAGGCGGAAGCCTGCATGCTCGGCCAGCCGCTGTCGATGCTGCTGCCCAACGTCGTCGGCTTCAAGCTGAAGGGCGCGATGAAGGAAGGCGTCACCGCGACCGACCTCGTGCTGACCGTGACGCAGATGCTGCGCAAGCTCGGCGTGGTCGGCAAGTTCGTCGAGTTCTTCGGCCCCGGCCTCGACCATCTCTCGGTCGCCGACAAGGCGACAATCGCCAACATGGCGCCCGAATATGGCGCGACCTGCGGCTTCTTCCCGGTCGATGCCGCCGCGCTCGATTATCTCAAGACCTCTGGCCGCGCCTCGGCGCGCGTCGCGCTGGTGCAGGCCTATGCGAAGGCGCAAGGGCTGTTCCGCACCGCCAAATCGCCCGATCCGGTGTTCACGGAGACGCTGACGCTCGACCTCGGTGACGTCGTGCCCTCGATGGCCGGCCCGAAGCGCCCCGAAGGCCGCATTGCGCTGCCATCCGTGGCCGAGGGCTTCTCGCTCGCGCTCGCCAGCGAATACAAGAAGGCCGAGCAGCCGGCGAAGCGCTTTGCCGTCGAAGGCAAGAAGTTCGACATCGGCCATGGCGACGTCGTGATCGCCGCGATCACCTCCTGCACCAACACCTCGAACCCGAGCGTGCTGATCGGCGCCGGTCTTCTGGCGCGCAACGCCGCCGCGAAGGGCCTCAAGGCAAAGCCGTGGGTGAAGACCTCGCTCGCCCCGGGCAGCCAGGTGGTGGCGGCCTATCTCGCCGATTCCGGTCTCCAGGCCGATCTCGACAAGGTCGGCTTCAACCTGGTCGGTTTCGGCTGCACCACCTGCATCGGTAATTCCGGTCCGCTGCCCGAGGAGATCTCGAAGTCGATCAACGACAACGGCATCGTCGCGGCTGCGGTGCTCTCCGGTAACCGCAACTTCGAAGGCCGTGTCTCGCCGGACGTGCAGGCGAACTATCTCGCCTCGCCGCCGCTCGTGGTCGCCCACGCGCTCGCGGGCACCGTCACCAAGAATCTCGCCGTCGAGCCGCTCGGTGAAGGCAAGGACGGCAAGCCGGTGTACCTCAAGGACATCTGGCCGACGACAAAGGAGATCAACGCCTTCATGAAGAAGTTCGTGACCGCGTCGATCTTCAAGAAGAAGTATGCCGACGTGTTCAAGGGCGACACCAACTGGCGCAAGATCAAGACCGTCGAGAGCGAAACCTATCGCTGGAACATGAGCTCGACCTATGTGCAGAACCCGCCCTATTTCGAAGGCATGAAGAAGGAGCCGGAGCCGGTCACCGACATCGTCGAGGCCCGCATCCTCGCCATGTTCGGCGACAAGATCACCACCGACCACATCTCGCCTGCCGGTTCGATCAAGCTCACCTCGCCCGCGGGCAAATATCTCAGCGAGCACCAGGTGCGTCCGGCCGACTTCAACCAGTACGGCACGCGGCGCGGCAACCATGAAGTCATGATGCGCGGCACCTTCGCCAATATCCGCATCAAGAATTTCATGCTGAAGGGCGCCGACGGCAACATTCCGGAAGGCGGTCTCACCAAGCACTGGCCGGACGGTGAGCAGATGTCGATCTACGACGCCGCGATGAAGTACCAGCAGGAACAGGTGCCGCTGGTGGTGTTCGCCGGCGCCGAATACGGCAACGGCTCGTCGCGCGACTGGGCCGCGAAGGGCACGCGTCTGCTCGGCGTGCGCGCCGTGATCTGCCAGAGCTTCGAGCGCATCCACCGCTCCAATCTGGTCGGCATGGGCGTGCTGCCGCTGACCTTCGAGGACGGCACCTCCTGGTCCTCGCTTGGCCTGAAGGGCGACGAGAAGGTCACGCTGCGTGGTCTCATCGGCGATCTGAAGCCGCGCCAGAAGCTTACCGCCGAGATCGTCTCCGGCGACGGTTCGCTGCAGCGCGTTTCGCTGCTTTGCCGCATCGATACGCTGGACGAGCTCGAATACTATCGCAACGGCGGCATCCTGCATTACGTGCTGCGCAAGCTCGCGGCGTAA